From one Streptomyces sp. NBC_01478 genomic stretch:
- the fni gene encoding type 2 isopentenyl-diphosphate Delta-isomerase, producing the protein MSAQRKDDHVRLAIEQQDTPQGGNQFDEVSFVHHALAGLDRREVSLATSFAGLSWPVPLYVNAMTGGSARTGAINRDLATAARETGVPVASGSMNAYFKDPSCAGTFRVLREENPDGFVLANVNATASVDNVWRAIELLRADALQIHVNTAQETAMPEGDRSFAAWPGQIEKIAAAVDIPVIVKEVGNGLSRQSVQLLGTLGVAAADVSGRGGTDFARIENGRRALGEYAFLHDWGQSAPACLLDAQDTGMPLLASGGVRTPLDAARALALGARAVGASGVFLRTLLDGGVDALTAQLTCWLEQLAALQTMLGAPAPADLTRCDLLIHGSLRAFCADRGIDTGTLARRSSSGALRAPTTGSTR; encoded by the coding sequence ATGAGCGCTCAACGCAAGGACGACCACGTCCGGCTCGCCATCGAGCAGCAGGACACCCCGCAGGGGGGCAACCAGTTCGACGAGGTGTCGTTCGTCCACCACGCGCTGGCGGGCCTGGACCGCCGGGAGGTGTCCCTGGCCACCTCCTTCGCCGGCCTGTCCTGGCCGGTGCCCCTCTACGTCAACGCGATGACCGGCGGCAGCGCCCGCACCGGCGCCATCAACCGGGACCTGGCGACCGCCGCCCGGGAGACGGGGGTGCCGGTCGCGTCCGGGTCGATGAACGCCTACTTCAAGGACCCCTCCTGCGCGGGCACCTTCCGGGTGCTGCGCGAGGAGAACCCGGACGGGTTCGTGCTGGCCAACGTCAACGCGACGGCGTCGGTGGACAACGTGTGGCGGGCCATCGAGCTGCTGCGGGCCGACGCGCTGCAGATCCACGTCAACACCGCGCAGGAGACCGCGATGCCGGAGGGCGACCGGTCCTTCGCCGCCTGGCCCGGACAGATCGAGAAGATCGCGGCGGCCGTCGACATCCCCGTGATCGTCAAGGAGGTCGGCAACGGGCTGAGCCGCCAGAGCGTCCAGCTCCTGGGCACGCTGGGCGTGGCCGCGGCCGACGTCAGCGGCCGCGGCGGCACCGACTTCGCCCGCATCGAGAACGGCCGCCGGGCGCTGGGCGAGTACGCCTTCCTGCACGACTGGGGCCAGTCCGCGCCCGCCTGCCTGCTGGACGCCCAGGACACCGGGATGCCGCTGCTGGCCTCCGGCGGCGTGCGCACCCCGCTGGACGCCGCCCGCGCCCTGGCCCTGGGAGCCCGCGCGGTCGGCGCCTCCGGCGTCTTCCTGCGCACCCTCCTGGACGGCGGCGTGGACGCCCTGACCGCTCAGCTCACCTGCTGGCTGGAGCAGTTGGCGGCCCTGCAGACGATGCTCGGCGCCCCCGCCCCGGCCGATCTGACCCGCTGCGACCTGCTGATCCACGGCTCCCTGCGCGCCTTCTGCGCCGACCGCGGCATCGACACGGGCACCCTCGCCCGCCGCTCCAGCTCCGGCGCGCTGCGCGCCCCGACGACGGGAAGCACCCGATGA
- a CDS encoding phosphomevalonate kinase produces the protein MTATTAATAAGVSAGRTVVRRAPGKLFVAGEYAVVEPGNPAILVAVDRYITVTVTGTAGESGSTGTPDGPGNLDGPGASNEPCGPGGPGSPAGPGSPGGPGSARAPHVSNRPRGSGASSAPGNPSGSGTPDNLDGPGTPNEPATPTTLTAPDVVISSDLISRPVAWRWREGRLVAHGYDGGPGDSGSGSEGDGDGSRARDALAYVVSAVETVAALVAERGLGVPALRVSVRSALHEGGRKYGLGSSGAVTVAAVDAVAGFCGVELSAGERYRLAMLAGARIDPKGSGGDLAASAWGGWILYRAPDRDFVLDLARRVGIGRALAAPWPGHTVRRLPAPAGLRLEVGWTGEPVSTASLVAGLHRRGRPDGAARGRYTTASNHLVEAAAAALERGDGAGLLEQIRAARRELARLDEAVGLGIFTDRLTRLCEAAEAAGGAAKPSGAGGGDCGIALLDAAADRHICQVRRQWSAAGVQPLPVRPAAREPGRNRHT, from the coding sequence ATGACGGCCACGACAGCGGCGACGGCGGCAGGGGTGTCCGCGGGGCGCACGGTGGTGCGGCGGGCGCCGGGCAAGCTGTTCGTCGCGGGCGAGTACGCGGTGGTGGAGCCGGGCAACCCGGCGATCCTGGTGGCGGTCGACCGGTACATCACCGTCACCGTCACCGGGACAGCCGGCGAGTCCGGCAGCACCGGCACACCCGACGGACCAGGCAACCTCGACGGACCCGGCGCATCGAACGAACCCTGCGGACCCGGCGGACCCGGAAGTCCCGCCGGACCGGGCAGCCCCGGCGGACCGGGCAGCGCCCGCGCCCCTCACGTGTCCAACAGACCCCGCGGATCCGGCGCATCCAGCGCACCCGGCAACCCCAGCGGGTCCGGCACACCCGACAACCTCGACGGACCCGGCACACCCAACGAACCCGCCACCCCCACCACACTCACCGCCCCCGACGTAGTGATCTCCAGCGACCTCATCTCCCGGCCCGTCGCCTGGCGCTGGCGGGAGGGGCGGCTGGTCGCCCACGGCTACGACGGCGGTCCCGGAGACAGTGGCAGTGGCAGTGAAGGGGACGGTGACGGGAGCCGGGCCCGGGACGCGCTGGCGTATGTGGTGTCGGCCGTCGAGACGGTGGCCGCGCTGGTGGCCGAACGCGGGCTGGGCGTACCGGCGTTGAGGGTGTCGGTGCGCAGTGCGCTGCACGAGGGCGGGCGCAAGTACGGGCTGGGCTCCTCCGGTGCGGTGACCGTGGCGGCGGTGGACGCCGTGGCCGGGTTCTGCGGGGTGGAGCTGTCGGCCGGTGAGCGCTACCGGCTGGCGATGCTGGCCGGCGCGCGGATCGACCCGAAGGGCTCGGGGGGTGATCTGGCCGCCAGTGCCTGGGGCGGCTGGATCCTCTACCGGGCGCCGGACCGGGACTTCGTGCTCGACCTGGCCCGGCGGGTCGGCATCGGGCGGGCGCTGGCCGCGCCCTGGCCGGGCCACACGGTGCGGCGGCTGCCGGCGCCGGCCGGGCTGCGCCTGGAGGTCGGCTGGACCGGGGAGCCCGTCTCCACCGCGTCCCTGGTGGCCGGCCTGCACCGCCGCGGCCGGCCGGACGGCGCCGCCCGCGGCCGGTACACCACCGCCTCCAACCACCTGGTGGAGGCGGCGGCGGCCGCGCTGGAGCGGGGCGACGGCGCCGGGCTGCTGGAGCAGATCCGCGCCGCCCGCCGGGAGCTGGCGCGGCTGGACGAGGCGGTCGGGCTCGGCATCTTCACCGACCGGCTGACCCGGCTGTGCGAGGCGGCCGAGGCCGCCGGCGGCGCGGCCAAGCCGTCGGGGGCCGGCGGCGGCGACTGCGGTATCGCCCTGCTGGACGCGGCGGCGGACCGGCACATCTGTCAGGTACGGCGGCAGTGGAGCGCGGCCGGGGTGCAGCCCCTGCCGGTGCGTCCCGCCGCGCGAGAGCCCGGAAGGAACCGGCACACATGA